One window of the Desulfatiglans sp. genome contains the following:
- a CDS encoding carboxylesterase family protein, with the protein MTATVAVTGGTIEGIELDGIFSYKGIPFAAPPVGENRWKSPRPVVPWQGVKKTDKFAPGPMQDTAFGAMLGGPQDISEDCLYLNVWTGAKKIDEKLPVMVWIYGGGFGIGMTSSPAYDGTNLAKKGVVLVSVAYRLGPMGFLAHPELSAESGGGSGTYGIQDQIAGLKWVKDNISSFGGDPGNVTIFGESAGGFSVFMLTASPAAKGLFQRAISESGGGLGPARLTLAQAEELGKKYLSDLGAGNIAAARTLSAEEIQKNTKGMGSFWPVPDGIIIPANMYEIYETGAFNDTPVLIGSNSNEGGLFVNQPMNSASFKAMVKGQYAAAAEDILKAYPHATDEEATQSAKDLMRESTFAWPTWAWARLHSLKSGNRAYVYYFDHRIEGIPGGANHAAEIPYVFNNLGGPGPMNSRPATQTDIALSELMGAYWINFARTGDPNGEGLPDWPAFIENENMVMYIDGETGPKKHPDLDKIMAFDAYFSKLREGADKN; encoded by the coding sequence ATGACCGCAACAGTTGCTGTAACAGGTGGCACTATTGAGGGCATAGAGCTTGACGGCATATTTTCATATAAAGGCATTCCTTTTGCCGCACCGCCTGTTGGTGAAAACAGGTGGAAATCACCCCGGCCTGTTGTCCCGTGGCAAGGGGTGAAGAAGACAGACAAATTTGCACCCGGCCCCATGCAGGACACCGCCTTTGGCGCAATGCTGGGCGGCCCGCAGGATATAAGCGAAGACTGCCTGTATCTTAATGTCTGGACAGGGGCAAAAAAGATCGATGAAAAGCTGCCTGTAATGGTCTGGATATATGGGGGCGGATTCGGCATAGGCATGACAAGTTCACCTGCCTATGACGGCACAAACCTGGCAAAAAAGGGGGTTGTGCTGGTAAGCGTTGCCTACCGTTTAGGCCCAATGGGTTTTCTGGCCCATCCTGAACTCAGCGCAGAAAGTGGCGGCGGTTCAGGCACATACGGCATACAGGATCAGATCGCGGGCCTAAAATGGGTAAAAGACAACATTTCCAGTTTTGGCGGAGACCCGGGGAATGTTACCATTTTCGGTGAATCCGCAGGTGGTTTTTCTGTCTTTATGCTTACAGCATCACCTGCGGCTAAAGGCCTTTTTCAACGCGCTATTTCAGAGAGCGGCGGTGGTTTAGGCCCTGCAAGGTTGACACTTGCACAGGCTGAAGAGCTTGGTAAGAAATATCTGAGCGATCTTGGTGCAGGTAACATTGCGGCTGCCCGCACCCTGAGCGCAGAGGAAATCCAGAAAAACACCAAGGGTATGGGGAGTTTCTGGCCTGTGCCTGATGGAATAATCATCCCAGCTAACATGTATGAGATATATGAAACCGGCGCATTTAATGACACCCCTGTACTTATCGGGTCAAACTCCAATGAAGGCGGATTGTTCGTAAATCAGCCTATGAACAGTGCGTCATTCAAGGCAATGGTAAAAGGGCAGTATGCCGCTGCAGCAGAGGATATTCTCAAGGCATACCCGCACGCTACCGATGAAGAGGCGACCCAGTCTGCAAAGGATCTTATGCGCGAATCGACATTTGCATGGCCCACATGGGCATGGGCAAGACTCCATTCCCTTAAATCAGGAAACAGGGCATATGTCTATTACTTTGACCACCGCATAGAGGGTATACCTGGCGGCGCGAACCATGCTGCTGAAATACCATATGTATTTAATAACCTTGGGGGCCCCGGCCCAATGAACAGCAGACCTGCCACCCAGACAGATATTGCATTAAGTGAGCTTATGGGCGCCTACTGGATAAACTTTGCCAGAACAGGTGACCCCAATGGTGAAGGGTTACCCGACTGGCCCGCATTTATTGAAAATGAAAACATGGTTATGTATATAGATGGTGAAACCGGCCCTAAAAAACACCCTGACCTTGATAAGATTATGGCCTTTGATGCATATTTTTCAAAGCTAAGAGAAGGGGCAGACAAAAATTAA
- a CDS encoding cytochrome C, with the protein MPIKKNHFALISFCFLFIFASPVSRAVISDCEKCHEKITPMQVKDFNRGKMAESMSCVDCHGNMHQGVDDVAKAQLPTISTCEECHADQASQYLSGKHALGAVALEAMPYTHMQPQPFIEGQKGCGGCHTLGVKDQNSRLEEGRKYYRYGMDCQNCHTRHSFSKMEASEPEACQTCHMGFDHAQWEMYSGAKHGVTYLLNRIIDHQNKDRAPKCQTCHMPGGDHRVFSAWGFLAVRLPEEDAEWMGYRATILKGLGVLDPDGNPTPRLDVVKEAKMARLTKEEFDAERKRFTDICKKCHSPNFVTENFKNADQMVKEADKLFAEAIEIVAGLYRDHIIVKKEGNASYPDLLAFYDVDTKIEQTLYEMFMDHRMKTFQGAFHLNYDYSTWYGYAKMKKDLTEIREMAQDMRKKISLK; encoded by the coding sequence ATGCCCATTAAAAAAAATCATTTTGCGCTCATTTCTTTCTGCTTTTTGTTTATCTTTGCATCACCTGTATCAAGGGCAGTAATCTCTGACTGTGAAAAATGCCATGAAAAAATAACACCAATGCAGGTAAAGGATTTTAACCGCGGTAAAATGGCAGAGAGCATGAGCTGTGTTGACTGCCACGGGAATATGCACCAGGGGGTAGATGATGTTGCTAAGGCACAGCTTCCAACTATTTCTACATGTGAGGAGTGCCATGCGGATCAGGCATCACAGTATCTTTCAGGCAAACATGCCCTTGGCGCTGTTGCATTAGAGGCAATGCCATATACCCATATGCAGCCTCAACCGTTCATTGAAGGTCAGAAGGGGTGCGGAGGGTGTCATACCCTTGGAGTAAAGGATCAGAACTCAAGGCTTGAAGAGGGCCGCAAATACTACCGCTACGGCATGGATTGCCAGAACTGTCACACCCGCCACTCCTTTTCAAAAATGGAGGCATCAGAACCGGAGGCATGCCAGACCTGCCACATGGGTTTTGACCATGCACAATGGGAGATGTACTCCGGGGCCAAGCACGGTGTAACCTATCTGCTGAACCGGATAATTGATCATCAGAATAAAGATCGTGCCCCCAAATGTCAGACATGCCATATGCCTGGAGGTGACCACAGGGTATTTTCCGCATGGGGATTTCTGGCCGTTCGCCTGCCAGAAGAGGACGCAGAATGGATGGGGTACAGAGCCACCATATTGAAAGGGCTTGGTGTGCTCGACCCTGATGGCAATCCAACCCCCAGGCTTGATGTTGTAAAAGAGGCTAAAATGGCACGTCTCACAAAGGAAGAATTTGATGCCGAAAGAAAACGTTTTACAGATATATGCAAAAAGTGCCATTCGCCAAATTTTGTAACAGAAAATTTCAAAAATGCAGACCAGATGGTTAAAGAGGCCGATAAACTGTTTGCTGAGGCGATAGAGATAGTCGCCGGGCTGTACAGAGATCATATTATTGTAAAAAAAGAGGGGAACGCCAGTTACCCTGATCTATTGGCCTTTTATGATGTAGATACAAAGATTGAACAGACACTCTATGAGATGTTTATGGATCACAGGATGAAGACCTTTCAGGGGGCTTTTCACCTTAATTACGATTATTCCACATGGTATGGCTATGCAAAGATGAAAAAGGACCTGACTGAAATCAGGGAAATGGCCCAGGATATGCGAAAGAAAATTTCTCTAAAATAA